The following nucleotide sequence is from Bacteroidales bacterium.
CAACTATTGATCATTACCTAAACTATCTGAAAGACGTTAAAAAATACGATCGTCAAATCGAAAGCATTAAGTTTGACGAGAATCATAAAATTATTGAAATAGAATTAATCAAGAAATAAAGCAGGTCATGAAATTAAAATTTATCATACTTACTATCATTGGACTTTTCAGCTTTAGCTCTTTTGCACAAGAAGAAATTAGTCCTGAACGTAAACAAGCTATCGATTCTTTAGCTTTAGAAAAAGTTAAAGATTTAAGTAAATATATCAGTATTATTGGGAATAAAGAGACTAGCTTTTCTGAAGCTAATCGTGTTATTGAACGGACTTTAGAGCTTTTTGCCAATAATAGTCAGATTGGCGTTTCTTCTCTTTACAGAAAAGAAGTAAAATATTATCCCGTTAGAAAATATTTAAATCGCCTAATGGCATTAAACTACGATCAAGTAAATATTAAATGGTATAACATACAATATATTAGCGATTTAGAACGCCAGCCCGACGGAACTTACGTAGGTGTAATTACTATCTATCAACGTTTTGAAGGATTAAAAGGCGACGATTTAAAATATGTTGATACAACAAAAAAAGATATTACAGTTTACGTTAAGCGTAAAGAAACCCAAATTGGAGGTAGAACTATCGGGTTCTGGGATGTTATGTTAGGCGATATTCGTGTAGCAGAAACAAGCAAAAACTAATTACCTTTTAAGCCCATACTTAAAATTATATATTTAGGTATGGGCAAATTTTAATTCCCACAAAATGAAAATAAGGCTGTTTTTATTCCTTTTCATTATAAGTAGTTTTGGAACTTTAAAGTCACAAATTGTTGATGATGTTTTAGGTGACGAGGGAATGTTTTATGCCGAAACCAAACAAGTAAACCAATTCTTCCGTAGATTTAATAATGAAGAAGGACTTGATGGCGTACGCTATTATAAACGCGATAAAGAATATCGTAATCCTAAAACTCGCGAAAAGTACTTAAACATGCTTTTCGATAATAAAAATACTGCTCTTACCTCAAACCTTCGTGATGCATTTAAAGCAGATATATTAGCCGATAGTAATCTTTTTTTAAACTTTCATTCCGGAGGTTGGTTCGCCGAAGTAAAAACACTTTTTTCCTATAAGGGAGAAGACAAAACCGTTACTTTTTTCTTAGAATTAGAGCAAGAAAATATGGGCTATAAATGGGTTATAACCAATGTTTATTTTGAGCCTTTTTCCGAAATATTAGTCGATAAAAAATCCGACGTAAGTAAGTTTCTACATCCTATGAGTCATGAAATTGACTTTATGAATCTGATAAAAGTATTTAACGATAAAAAATATATTGAAAATTATACGATAAAAACATTTCAACCCGATTTCTTAACTTTGTTTTTATATGAATTTAAGCAAGGCTATTTCGAGTTTAAATATGTTGAAAATTTAAAATTTCACTTTTTCCAAATACCGGGATGGTATTTTGAGATTGAACAATTTGTCCGTGCCGATTACAATAGCGGATGGTTAATTTCAAAACTTACAAAAATAAGTGAAGAAGAAAAATCGATACTTTTAAAATACATTTATCACAATTAAAATGAGGAAATTATTCGTTTTCTTGGGTGTACTTTTAACATTAAATACCTTTGGCCAAGGGCTAAGCAGGGACGAGATTGCCGATTTTAAAGTTGAAGGCGAAGAACTTATTAACTACTTAGAATTTACTTTAAATGCTATTGGAGATAACGAGCTTTCGCCCAAAGAAAAAGATATTATCATTAGCGAATCCTTTCTTAAAATGTTTCGTGATGACAAAGTGCAAGTTGAAGATGATTTGGATGCAAGTAGAGAAACAGTCACAAACAAAGATGTTCAGGCCTACCTTAAAGATGTGGATTTCTTTTTTAAAACCGCCCATTTTACTTTTAATATACTTTCCATAGATGTTCAAATTGATGAAAACAACAAGCCCTTTCTTCTATGTAATATTTTACGAACTTTAGATGCGATAGATATCAAAGGAGATAGTATTTCTAACGACCAGCAACGCTTTGTGGAAATAGAATTAGATAGTGACAGAAGAGATTTGAAAATTGCCAGTATTTACACAACCAAGCTCAACGAAAATGAAGAAAATATTCGTTGGTGGAATCTCCTCTCCCAAACTTGGAAAGATATTTTAGGAACACGTGCTGTTGTCTCGGATTCTATATCTTTTTCCGATATTATGATAGTAGACAAAAACTATTTTATTCTGAAACCTACAGCATCAGAGACTCCCGAATTAAGTAATGATACTTTATCCTTTTTAGATACCGAGAAAGATACTACAGCATACGCTCCCATTTATACTTACGACACTATTTGGCTAAATGATTCTATCCAAATTAAGCAAAAAGAATCGGTGTTTAAAGCTTTAAACAAAATATTAGAAATTAGTGATTTAAATCTTTCGGGGAATTCTGAAATTACCGAGTTAGAGCCAATAAGCAAATTGAGCAATTTGCGAACTTTAGATATTTCTTTTACACAAGTACAAGATATTTACCCGCTCCGAAATTTAACCAAATTACACACTCTAAACTGCGCCAATACTTTTATCAAGTCTGTTGATCCTTTAATCTATTCTATGGAACTGGCTATATTAAACTTATCTAATTCCGGCATTTCCAACATAGAACCTCTTTCAAATCTCAGTAATTTAAGAATACTCGATATTTCAAATACAGAAATTGATAATTTAAAAGCCGGTCTTGGAATGCTATCTTTAGAAGATTTAAAAATGCGTAATACACTTGTTACGGATTTAGCACCATTAAACTCACTTTTAACACTTAACTATCTTGACATTAGCGATAATGAACAGATAGAATCTCTTGAAGATTTACAACAACTTAGTCAATTAAAAGTACTGTACTGTAATAATACGACTGTTAATAATTTAGAGCCCTTATCTACATTAGAAAAACTGGAAACCCTCTATTGTGAGAACACAGAAATTATCAGCCTTGAAGGCTTAGGATTGCTAGCAAACCTTAAAAAAGTATATTGTGATAACAGCCTGCTTGGACGTCAAAAAGCTATAAAATTTATGAAGGAGCACCCTAATATTTTAGTTGTATACGAAAGTAAACAATTGCAAATGTGGTGGGATGAATTACCTGAAAGATGGAAGACTATTTTTGCAAATATTGCAGAACTGGATTCTATTCCAACAAAAGAACAATTACACAAAATAACTACCATTAAGGAGATTAATATTGCCGGAGATAACTTAATAAAAAGCCTATTGCCTTTAGAGAAGCTGAAAAACTTACAAAATCTAAATGCTTCCAATACCCCAATCAGTAGCTTAGATGGAATTGGCGAAGCAAGAGAAATGCGTATACTAAACTTTTCAAATACTAAAGTACAACATCTTTACTCCATTGAAAGTTTAAATCTAATTGAAGAATTAGATTTGTCTTCTTGTTTAGTAAAAGATTTAAGTCCGCTTAATAAATTAGTTAATCTTAAACACCTTTCTATTGATAATACAGAAGCAAACAATCTAAAAGCCTTAGAAAAATTACAAAACCTACGTTATTTAAGTGCCGATAACACAAAAATCGATACGCAACAGTTTGAAGACTTTATTGAGCTTAAGAAAGACATCCTTCTTATTTATCAAAGCAAAGAATTAATTAGCTGGTGGACTAATTTATCACCTTCGTGGAAAGCCATCTTTACAGATCATATGCATTGGACACAAAAGCCAAACGTAGAGAGCCTTCATAAACTAATCCAAATAAGATCATTAGAAATAAAAGAAAACAGATTGGTTAACAGTCTATCACCTCTTGCTAAACTAAAACACCTTAGAAAAATAAAAATTAACGACACCAAAATAACCGATGTGTCTCCAATAAAAAATCTTTCTTATTTAAGAGAAGTTGATTTTTCCAGAAATCCAATTGGTGAGTTGAGCTCTCTGCAATACCTTACAAATTTGGAGTTTATTTACCTAAACAATACTCCTATCAATAATTTAGAATGGCTAATAGGCTTGTCGCAACTTAAGGTATTAGATATCTCCGGAACAGAAATTAAGAATCTGAAAGAACTAAATAACGTTATACATTTAGAAAAACTAATTGCTTATAATACCAAAATTAGTAACATTAAACCTTTGGAAGGTTTACCCGATTTAATTCTATTAAAGATATACAACTCCAGAGTATCTGCTAAAAAAATTGCTAGTTTCA
It contains:
- a CDS encoding leucine-rich repeat domain-containing protein, with protein sequence MRKLFVFLGVLLTLNTFGQGLSRDEIADFKVEGEELINYLEFTLNAIGDNELSPKEKDIIISESFLKMFRDDKVQVEDDLDASRETVTNKDVQAYLKDVDFFFKTAHFTFNILSIDVQIDENNKPFLLCNILRTLDAIDIKGDSISNDQQRFVEIELDSDRRDLKIASIYTTKLNENEENIRWWNLLSQTWKDILGTRAVVSDSISFSDIMIVDKNYFILKPTASETPELSNDTLSFLDTEKDTTAYAPIYTYDTIWLNDSIQIKQKESVFKALNKILEISDLNLSGNSEITELEPISKLSNLRTLDISFTQVQDIYPLRNLTKLHTLNCANTFIKSVDPLIYSMELAILNLSNSGISNIEPLSNLSNLRILDISNTEIDNLKAGLGMLSLEDLKMRNTLVTDLAPLNSLLTLNYLDISDNEQIESLEDLQQLSQLKVLYCNNTTVNNLEPLSTLEKLETLYCENTEIISLEGLGLLANLKKVYCDNSLLGRQKAIKFMKEHPNILVVYESKQLQMWWDELPERWKTIFANIAELDSIPTKEQLHKITTIKEINIAGDNLIKSLLPLEKLKNLQNLNASNTPISSLDGIGEAREMRILNFSNTKVQHLYSIESLNLIEELDLSSCLVKDLSPLNKLVNLKHLSIDNTEANNLKALEKLQNLRYLSADNTKIDTQQFEDFIELKKDILLIYQSKELISWWTNLSPSWKAIFTDHMHWTQKPNVESLHKLIQIRSLEIKENRLVNSLSPLAKLKHLRKIKINDTKITDVSPIKNLSYLREVDFSRNPIGELSSLQYLTNLEFIYLNNTPINNLEWLIGLSQLKVLDISGTEIKNLKELNNVIHLEKLIAYNTKISNIKPLEGLPDLILLKIYNSRVSAKKIASFKQKNPKCAIDFY